One genomic window of Branchiostoma floridae strain S238N-H82 chromosome 4, Bfl_VNyyK, whole genome shotgun sequence includes the following:
- the LOC118414848 gene encoding uncharacterized protein LOC118414848 produces MTRPRKKKVCYRRCKILMWFVLAFLAVFMFMGASWYVHRLHREAERPPCVYGDEHEDCDREKSKLWLEWLEKSLWMMEHRGEERGRGKSGHRSGLENDTRERPLHREDDNHMDPFIHMMREFRQEMEERYQEMDRDGVHPPPPPTSPPPPPM; encoded by the exons ATGACTCGCCCGCGGAAGAAGAAGGTGTGTTACCGGCGGTGTAAGATCCTGATGTGGTTCGTGCTGGCGTTCCTGGCGGTGTTCATGTTCATGGGCGCCAGCTGGTACGTGCACAGGCTGCACCGTGAGGCGGAGAGACCTCCATGTGTGTACGGGGACGAGCACGAG gACTGTGATAGGGAGAAGTCGAAGCTGTGGCTGGAGTGGTTGGAGAAGAGCCTGTGGATGATGGAGCACCGGGGGGAGGAGCGCGGAAGGGGGAAGAGCGGCCATCGCTCCGGTCTGGAGAACGACACCCGCGAGCGTCCACTCCACAGGGAGGACGACAACCACATGGATCCGTTCATACACATGATGAGGGAGTTCCGCCAGGAGATGGAAGAGCGCTACCAGGAGATGGACAGGGATGGGGTTcaccctcccccaccccctacttctcccccaccccctcccatGTAG
- the LOC118413761 gene encoding tripartite motif-containing protein 45-like: MAEAILSQISGDFLECTICMEPFKDPKILPCLHTFCTDCLEKFVRKQGDGNDKFPCPTCRTETELPGGGVAGLKNNFFVLSLRDTVDTHKSLVSKEDDKVPCDNCEVNVASHGCVLCEEFLCDECARVHRRAKRTRDHEVIGVVELKELLLTKPPSVKSTPLPLCPKHEDEKLKFYCETCKHPICRDCTVLQHKDHGYSYMADVASDVRAELKGKLEFAMPRVEQYRQFAGVVNEKQEELDTMSEKAADDIDAAAEEEIKYYNGLVRRKQTELKEKLASITATRSKQLSVTADSVESTLGCLSSTVDFSQKVVQHGSDFDVMNVYSDVTARLESLLKGPNPDIPEDIGYVRFDQRKKRKETEIVLGDFVEFGDLMPP; the protein is encoded by the exons ATGGCGGAGGCCATACTCAGTCAGATATCGGGCGACTTTCTGGAGTGTACCATCTGCATGGAGCCCTTTAAGGACCCCAAGATCCTTccgtgtcttcacaccttctgtaCGGACTGTCTGGAGAAGTTTGTACGGAAACAAGGCGACGGGAATGACAAGTTTCCGTGTCCAACATGTCGGACCGAAACTGAACTTCCGGGGGGCGGTGTCGCTGGGCTCAAAAACAACTTCTTTGTCCTGAGCTTGAGGGACACCGTTGACACTCACAAGAGCTTGGTTAGTAAGGAGGATGACAAAGTGCCGTGTGATAACTGTGAAGTAAACGTGGCTAGTCACGGCTGTGTTTTGTGTGAGGAGTTTCTCTGTGACGAATGCGCTCGAGTTCACCGTCGTGCCAAACGTACGCGCGACCATGAAGTCATCGGCGTGGTGGAGCTAAAAGAGCTACTGCTCACCAAGCCACCATCAGTCAAGTCAACACCACTGCCGCTGTGTCCGAAACACGAAGACGAGAAGCTGAAGTTCTACTGTGAGACGTGCAAGCACCCCATCTGCCGAGactgtacagtactgcagcacaaggaCCACGGCTACAGCTACATGGCAGACGTTGCGAGTGACGTCAGGGCAGAGCTGAAAGGCAAACTGGAATTCGCGATGCCGAGAGTTGAGCAATACCGGCAATTTGCAGGGGTCGTAAATGAGAAGCAGGAAGAACTAGACACTATGAGTGAGAAAGCTGCAGACGACATCGACGCAGCTGCAGAGGAAGAGATCAAGTATTATAATGGCCTGGTCAGACGCAAGCAGACTGAGCTGAAAGAAAAGCTGGCATCCATCACAGCAACCCGTTCCAAGCAGCTCTCTGTTACAGCAGACAGTGTTGAGAGCACCTTAGGCTGTCTGTCCAGCACAGTGGACTTCTCACAGAAAGTCGTGCAGCATGGCAGTGACTTTGACGTCATGAACGTGTACTCTGACGTCACGGCCCGGCTCGAGTCTCTGCTGAAAGGCCCAAACCCGGACATTCCAGAAGACATCGGTTACGTCAGGTTTGATCaaaggaagaaaaggaaagaaacggAGATCGTTCTTGGTGACTTTGTTG agttcggcgacctcatgcctccatga